The Spinacia oleracea cultivar Varoflay unplaced genomic scaffold, BTI_SOV_V1 SOVchr0_020, whole genome shotgun sequence genome has a segment encoding these proteins:
- the LOC130464975 gene encoding uncharacterized protein: protein MKSPAESRDPKMYCQFHEDIGHDTKDCRSLKRAMDGLSSKGHLKNYLQRSTHDTGKNQYKKNKSHVSATEGNRSEGGFVVVISGGPAAGGPTMRGQKDYARRLGQVMLSGKSPVDPFPRIEICESDGGRVATPHDDPLMVEIKISNMRVKRILIDTGSSSDIMSMECLSRLAHDPKTIESIHYPIIGFGGSIIHPVGVITCRFGLDRERKDGRKMGVDFLIARDLTTYNVILGRPTLNKIKAVVVTHLMLLKYVCDDGAIGTIHGDQQQARDCYLTTRNPSAWRKDPAGAKGKRKYEEEPPTASESIPVKIEKSG from the coding sequence ATGAAATCTCCCGCTGAGAGTCGAGATCCTAAGATGTATTGTCAGTTCCACGAAGATATAGGGCATGACACCAAGGACTGCAGAAGCTTGAAGAGAGCCATGGACGGCCTATCCTCCAAGGGGCACCTAAAGAACTACCTGCAAAGGAGTACTCACGACACAGGGAAGAATCagtataagaaaaacaagtcacATGTCTCAGCTACAGAAGGAAATCGCAGCGAAGGGGGATTTGTAGTCGTCATATCAGGGGGACCAgccgctggaggacccaccatgagggGACAGAAAGATTATGCCCGCCGTCTAGGTCAGGTAATGTTATCAGGGAAGTCACCGGTGGACCCGTTCCCTCGAATAGAGATATGTGAATCGGATGGTGGACGAGtagccaccccgcatgacgaccCCCTCATGGTCGAGATCAAAATCTCCAACATGAGAGTGAAGCGCATCTTGATAGATACAGGAAGTTCATCTGATATAATGAGCATGGAGTGCCTCAGCCGCCTAGCTCACGATCCTAAAACCATAGAAAGCATACACTACCCTATCATTGGCTTTGGAGGAAGCATCATACATCCAGTAGGCGTCATCACTTGCCGGTTCGGATTGGATCGAGAACGTAAAGATGGACGAAAGATGGGGGTGGATTTCCTAATCGCCAGAGACTTGACAACATACAATGTCATTTTGGGACGTCCCACCCTGAACAAGATTAAGGCAGTGgtcgtcacccatctcatgCTCCTGAAGTATGTATGTGACGATGGGGCGATAGGGACtatacatggagatcaacagCAAGCGAGAGACTGCTACCTCACTACTCGTAACCCGTCAGCATGGAGGAAAGACCCGGCCGGGGCTAAAGGCAAAAGGAAATATGAAGAGGAGCCACCCACTGCCAGCGAGAGTATCCCAGTCAAGATAGAGAAAAGTGGCTAA